One genomic region from Leptolyngbyaceae cyanobacterium JSC-12 encodes:
- a CDS encoding PAS domain S-box (IMG reference gene:2510097681~PFAM: Histidine kinase-, DNA gyrase B-, and HSP90-like ATPase; His Kinase A (phosphoacceptor) domain; PAS fold~TIGRFAM: PAS domain S-box) has protein sequence MIVGHNHLQEIRAFCRDEEAYRRMLELLTRAYLDSNEQQLIAQQNQDHYTAILNLLPDRVFRVNRNGDGLDFKGTQEDTEHGIRREDVVGTNLRNCLPSDIAQQILNAIARTLETGTLQTIEYQLPKAWEPNVGEIRDYEVRLVVCGENEVLAIERDISDRKRSEEALRRSEARNTAFLNAIPDLMFRIQRDGTYLDARANNANDLAISPSEMIGKNIYEVLPPDIAQQRMYYVEQAIQTGQPQQFEYQFPVHGVLRDYEARIVVSGPNEVLAIMRDITERKQAERQLAESATRQAELYQQLQALNASLESLVEERTAQLQQKMVELQELSDLKDEFLHAVSHDLRTPMMGMRLVLQNLQQKSEDPIVISHSVLDRMVQSLDRQLAMIRSLLEAQSSDVQGIRLSYEAVNLGELVGVIVEDLAPILGQYQATLSNNVPVQLPLVLVDPDQIRRVLENLLTNALQHNPPGLHLTLNAWVESKFVFFQVQDNGVGMSQEECNSLFDRYVRGARARRGVGVGLGLYLCKQIIEAHGGEIGVSSLPGEGATFWFTLPLKK, from the coding sequence ATGATCGTGGGTCACAATCATTTGCAAGAAATTCGGGCATTCTGCCGAGACGAGGAAGCGTATCGGCGAATGCTTGAGTTGCTCACTCGAGCTTATTTAGACAGTAATGAGCAGCAATTAATTGCTCAACAAAATCAGGATCATTACACAGCAATTTTGAATTTATTGCCGGATCGTGTCTTTCGGGTAAATCGCAATGGGGACGGGTTGGACTTTAAAGGTACTCAGGAAGATACTGAACATGGAATACGCCGAGAGGATGTAGTGGGTACAAATTTGCGCAATTGTTTACCCTCTGATATCGCCCAGCAGATTCTCAATGCGATCGCCCGCACGCTAGAAACAGGAACCCTTCAAACTATTGAGTATCAACTTCCCAAAGCCTGGGAACCAAACGTTGGGGAAATACGGGACTATGAAGTGCGATTAGTGGTTTGTGGGGAAAACGAGGTACTGGCAATCGAGCGAGACATTAGCGATCGCAAACGTTCTGAAGAGGCATTGCGGCGTAGCGAAGCCCGGAACACCGCCTTTCTAAACGCCATTCCTGACCTGATGTTTCGTATCCAGCGAGATGGGACATACCTGGATGCCAGAGCTAACAATGCCAATGACCTGGCCATTTCGCCTAGTGAGATGATTGGCAAGAATATTTACGAGGTGCTCCCGCCAGATATTGCCCAACAGCGGATGTATTACGTTGAGCAAGCAATCCAGACTGGGCAACCACAACAATTTGAATATCAATTTCCGGTGCATGGGGTGCTGAGAGATTACGAAGCTCGAATCGTTGTCAGCGGTCCCAATGAAGTACTGGCGATTATGCGAGATATTACCGAACGCAAGCAAGCCGAGCGTCAACTGGCAGAAAGTGCAACCCGGCAAGCAGAACTGTATCAGCAACTGCAAGCACTCAATGCTAGTCTGGAATCGCTTGTAGAAGAGCGAACGGCTCAGCTTCAGCAAAAGATGGTAGAGCTTCAGGAACTTAGTGATCTGAAAGATGAGTTTCTGCATGCGGTTTCCCATGACCTGCGGACACCCATGATGGGAATGCGCCTGGTTTTGCAAAATTTGCAGCAAAAATCGGAAGATCCGATTGTCATTTCGCACTCAGTGCTGGATCGCATGGTGCAAAGTCTGGATCGTCAACTGGCGATGATCCGCTCTTTGTTGGAAGCTCAGTCGAGTGATGTTCAGGGTATTCGTCTGAGTTATGAAGCGGTGAATTTGGGTGAACTGGTTGGAGTGATCGTTGAAGATTTGGCTCCTATCCTGGGGCAATATCAAGCAACCTTAAGCAACAATGTTCCGGTTCAACTTCCCCTGGTTCTCGTTGACCCTGACCAAATTCGGCGTGTCTTAGAAAATCTCCTCACCAACGCCTTGCAGCACAATCCGCCTGGTCTTCACCTCACCTTAAACGCTTGGGTAGAAAGCAAATTTGTGTTTTTCCAGGTACAGGACAACGGTGTTGGCATGTCCCAGGAAGAATGTAACTCCTTATTTGATCGCTACGTTCGTGGTGCTCGTGCCCGTCGAGGGGTTGGGGTTGGGTTGGGATTATATCTCTGCAAGCAAATCATCGAAGCCCACGGGGGCGAGATTGGAGTAAGCAGCCTCCCTGGTGAAGGTGCAACCTTCTGGTTTACATTGCCGCTGAAAAAATAG
- a CDS encoding hypothetical protein (IMG reference gene:2510097684), whose protein sequence is MAKIMRLLSGYASANGVDWLLIYPFIKRFMSASTPFVRSSARISWFPAPWVVWSILAGCGFTLATTLLYFAWASHPFQRVKIAEVVSKAGTENVFVDSKPVQAGAEVSVGQQILTLENARVGLQQAEMVVVRLGTQSSVTLERDCIQLGEGQIVVSDTHGCIGAAIVRGQDAVYVLERLGTLGEIKVLAGRVEVIVPSNPVAQSISLTAKQKVIFSLTGDEIGPVRLMLPAEVDRILQGELFQGFQLALANQMTIAGLPPAAIAPSPAPTVTPTSAPAPANPPHLPQQPPTKVTPQPVVPAHPQPVVSSQVSSHPVGSDFSADDFYTKSIDSSRSSVNRVYRRRWVQEPAYESYTYRRKWRSPYASANTYRRRPSYSSSEHSAPTSDLPSVHEAPKPEAPSPIELPPATLPDAGPLPPPIMVEPPLEAPK, encoded by the coding sequence ATGGCGAAGATTATGCGTCTTCTGTCCGGATATGCATCTGCTAACGGCGTAGATTGGTTATTAATCTACCCATTTATTAAACGCTTTATGTCTGCCAGTACGCCATTTGTTCGTTCATCTGCGCGCATCTCCTGGTTTCCTGCTCCATGGGTAGTCTGGTCAATTCTAGCGGGATGTGGCTTTACCCTGGCAACAACCCTCCTCTATTTTGCCTGGGCATCGCACCCGTTCCAACGAGTCAAAATTGCTGAAGTTGTCAGCAAAGCTGGAACTGAGAATGTGTTTGTAGACAGCAAACCTGTACAAGCGGGAGCCGAAGTTTCAGTCGGGCAGCAGATTTTAACCTTGGAAAATGCCAGAGTTGGGCTGCAACAAGCCGAGATGGTTGTGGTGCGGTTAGGAACTCAGTCATCTGTCACTCTGGAGCGAGACTGCATCCAACTGGGTGAAGGGCAGATTGTAGTTTCTGACACGCACGGCTGTATTGGTGCGGCGATCGTGCGCGGACAGGATGCAGTATACGTTTTGGAACGGTTAGGAACCCTGGGTGAAATCAAAGTTCTCGCTGGTCGGGTAGAGGTTATTGTTCCTAGCAATCCAGTGGCTCAATCTATCTCGTTAACCGCTAAACAAAAGGTTATTTTCAGTTTAACGGGAGATGAAATTGGTCCAGTGCGGTTAATGTTACCTGCTGAAGTAGATCGCATCCTTCAAGGAGAACTGTTTCAAGGGTTTCAACTGGCACTTGCAAACCAAATGACAATTGCTGGTCTACCACCTGCTGCGATCGCCCCCAGCCCAGCCCCAACCGTTACGCCTACATCGGCTCCTGCACCTGCCAACCCCCCACACCTTCCCCAACAACCCCCTACAAAAGTAACTCCTCAGCCTGTTGTCCCAGCCCACCCCCAGCCTGTTGTCAGTAGCCAAGTATCAAGCCATCCGGTTGGTTCCGATTTCAGTGCCGACGATTTCTATACAAAAAGCATCGATTCCAGTCGCAGTTCAGTTAATCGCGTTTACCGTCGCCGCTGGGTGCAAGAGCCAGCTTACGAGTCATATACTTACCGCCGCAAGTGGCGATCGCCCTACGCATCAGCCAATACCTACCGTCGTCGCCCCTCCTACTCATCCTCCGAGCATTCTGCACCCACGTCTGACCTGCCCTCAGTCCACGAAGCTCCTAAGCCAGAAGCCCCCTCCCCAATAGAATTGCCTCCAGCAACACTACCGGATGCTGGTCCCTTGCCGCCTCCAATTATGGTGGAGCCACCTTTGGAAGCACCGAAATAA
- a CDS encoding ATPase, histidine kinase/DNA gyrase B/HSP90-like protein (IMG reference gene:2510097679~PFAM: Histidine kinase-, DNA gyrase B-, and HSP90-like ATPase) gives MLMPVSSEFVALCRAQIMLLTQALGASISVIYLTQDLVEGAQTQLVPIAAYPETFTEWDRQPQPLRLAAALTPAEPFLKELAGYPPLVSATEDSGLNEVEEHGAGTAIADDVASTHSTTANAHTQMESAIADQRQIVLPLMHESMVFGLLVTQRDDRAWEAWEHQQIERIATTLSLACVMDQRYQWGQQEREQEKLVQLQQRDLMDNLLHQLRNSLTALQTFGKLILRRLVPGDRSYELATSITRETERLRELAQQIELVLDVGLLSTPRALPPGDSDQPNSDEEQLGEATLDPRPIHALPTVGLLPGVALTLERCLVETVLEPLLASATTIAQEKNISIWVSLPDDLPPVWANPQALREVFNNLIENAIKYTPTNGHIWVEADVPDNKAYLEISVSDTGPGIPPDDLLHLFERYYRGVQAKGTIPGTGLGLAIARSLVEQMDGKIQAFSPALPAKQTMPGELPSRTLTPGTTFIVQLPLVINNQEP, from the coding sequence ATGCTAATGCCCGTCAGTTCTGAATTTGTGGCTCTTTGCCGGGCGCAAATTATGCTCCTGACTCAGGCATTGGGGGCATCAATCAGTGTTATTTACCTCACTCAAGATTTGGTCGAGGGAGCGCAAACGCAACTGGTGCCAATTGCTGCCTATCCTGAAACCTTTACAGAATGGGATAGACAGCCCCAGCCATTGCGTTTAGCAGCGGCGTTAACCCCAGCAGAACCCTTTCTTAAAGAATTGGCAGGTTATCCCCCCCTTGTTTCAGCAACCGAAGACTCTGGGCTAAACGAGGTGGAGGAACATGGAGCGGGGACTGCGATCGCTGATGATGTTGCATCTACGCACTCTACAACTGCGAATGCTCATACTCAGATGGAAAGCGCGATCGCGGATCAACGTCAAATCGTTTTACCGTTAATGCATGAATCAATGGTATTTGGGTTGCTAGTTACCCAGCGCGATGATCGAGCGTGGGAAGCATGGGAACATCAGCAAATTGAACGAATTGCAACAACACTCTCACTTGCTTGCGTAATGGATCAGCGTTATCAGTGGGGGCAACAGGAACGCGAACAAGAGAAACTAGTGCAACTTCAGCAGCGCGATTTAATGGATAACCTGTTGCATCAGCTTCGGAATTCCCTAACTGCTTTACAAACCTTCGGCAAGCTCATCTTGCGGCGACTGGTTCCGGGCGATCGCAGCTATGAACTGGCAACCAGTATTACCCGTGAAACCGAGCGTTTACGAGAACTGGCGCAACAGATAGAGTTAGTATTGGATGTGGGGCTACTCTCCACACCACGTGCACTCCCACCTGGCGACAGTGACCAACCAAACTCAGATGAGGAGCAATTGGGTGAGGCAACCCTGGATCCTCGCCCTATTCATGCATTGCCAACGGTTGGGTTGTTGCCTGGTGTGGCTTTAACCCTTGAGCGATGCCTAGTAGAAACAGTGTTAGAGCCATTATTGGCATCAGCGACCACTATTGCTCAAGAAAAAAATATTTCAATCTGGGTGAGTTTGCCAGACGATCTTCCACCAGTATGGGCAAACCCTCAAGCACTTCGCGAGGTGTTCAATAACTTAATCGAAAATGCTATTAAGTACACTCCTACCAATGGACATATTTGGGTAGAAGCAGATGTACCAGACAACAAAGCTTACTTAGAGATCTCGGTGTCGGATACGGGGCCCGGAATTCCACCTGACGATTTATTGCATTTGTTTGAGCGCTACTATCGAGGAGTACAGGCAAAGGGCACGATTCCTGGTACTGGGTTGGGGTTAGCGATCGCCCGCTCGTTAGTTGAACAAATGGACGGCAAAATCCAGGCATTTAGTCCAGCTTTGCCAGCTAAACAAACCATGCCTGGAGAACTGCCTTCCCGGACTCTTACTCCGGGAACCACGTTTATCGTTCAACTGCCGTTGGTAATCAACAATCAGGAGCCATGA
- a CDS encoding Protein of unknown function (DUF3155) (IMG reference gene:2510097678~PFAM: Protein of unknown function (DUF3155)~manually curated): protein MTRKGDNLARRRKRKSRRRQEGRRILEHVPQFSIECGEDKPVTAARKFIHAEGILPPALLLVKRNEHTTDRYFWAEKGLFGAQYVEENHFLFPSLRPSDDEPVEVAVSVRKS from the coding sequence TTGACCAGAAAGGGGGACAACTTGGCAAGGAGACGCAAGCGTAAGAGCCGCCGTCGGCAGGAGGGGCGTAGAATTCTTGAGCACGTGCCTCAGTTCAGCATCGAATGTGGTGAGGACAAGCCCGTTACAGCTGCCAGGAAGTTTATTCATGCAGAAGGAATCCTTCCACCTGCACTACTTCTGGTTAAGCGTAATGAGCATACCACAGATCGGTACTTTTGGGCTGAGAAGGGATTGTTTGGGGCGCAGTATGTTGAAGAGAATCACTTCCTCTTCCCTAGCCTCAGACCTTCCGATGATGAGCCAGTTGAAGTAGCTGTTTCAGTCCGTAAGTCTTGA
- a CDS encoding S-layer domain containing protein (IMG reference gene:2510097680~PFAM: S-layer homology domain): MVNSNAWKSGTALLVALGIATGSVAPIVMTVPAIAQPTAFKDVPAGYWAAPFINELSTRGVIAGFPEDGTFRPEAPVTRAEFAAMINRAFPNSPQIRPPITFVDVPANFWGRGAIDRAYTTGFMAGYPGQVFRPSENIPRAQILVSLTNGLGFAPSPAVSIDQTIGIFADASAIPNYARPSVAAATERQMVVNFPDVRLLNPNRAATRAEVAANIYQALVATNQVARINSPYIVGGGAPIAGVKIPAGTQIPVRFEGAQKILLAKDEAPIPFTMKVAQNVITQQGQVLIPAGSDVVGTLQTTPRGAQFLARELVFPNGRRLAMDASSNFITTTETITKGVSTGKLVAGTVVGAGAAAGIAAVTGDRRVEAWEVLPGAVVGAGLSLLFRDRIELFAINPNTDLTLTLNSDLEIVPAATPR; encoded by the coding sequence ATGGTGAATTCCAACGCTTGGAAGTCAGGGACCGCTTTACTCGTTGCTTTAGGAATTGCAACAGGCAGCGTTGCGCCCATTGTGATGACCGTTCCGGCTATTGCTCAGCCAACTGCTTTTAAAGATGTCCCTGCGGGATATTGGGCAGCTCCTTTTATTAATGAACTCTCAACCCGTGGTGTGATTGCGGGGTTTCCTGAAGACGGAACCTTCCGCCCAGAAGCACCTGTCACTCGGGCTGAATTTGCAGCCATGATCAATCGGGCTTTTCCAAATAGTCCCCAAATTCGTCCACCCATTACCTTTGTTGATGTGCCTGCTAACTTTTGGGGACGCGGCGCAATTGATCGTGCTTATACTACTGGCTTTATGGCAGGGTATCCGGGGCAAGTTTTTAGACCCTCTGAAAATATCCCACGGGCTCAAATCCTGGTTTCTCTAACCAATGGACTGGGATTTGCTCCCTCTCCTGCTGTTTCAATAGACCAGACGATAGGCATATTTGCAGATGCAAGTGCAATTCCAAACTATGCCAGACCTAGTGTTGCGGCTGCCACCGAACGGCAAATGGTGGTTAACTTTCCTGATGTGCGGTTATTGAATCCTAACCGTGCTGCGACTCGGGCTGAAGTTGCAGCGAACATTTATCAAGCGCTGGTTGCAACAAATCAGGTAGCTCGGATCAACTCTCCTTACATTGTGGGGGGTGGTGCTCCTATTGCAGGCGTGAAGATTCCGGCTGGTACTCAAATTCCTGTTCGGTTTGAAGGTGCTCAAAAGATTCTGTTGGCAAAGGATGAAGCACCTATTCCTTTCACGATGAAAGTGGCACAGAACGTGATTACGCAGCAAGGGCAAGTGCTGATTCCGGCAGGAAGTGATGTGGTGGGGACACTACAAACGACTCCAAGGGGTGCTCAATTCCTGGCAAGAGAGCTGGTGTTTCCAAATGGAAGACGCCTTGCAATGGATGCATCTTCTAACTTTATCACCACGACTGAAACGATTACGAAAGGAGTAAGTACTGGGAAGTTAGTTGCTGGTACGGTTGTTGGGGCTGGTGCTGCTGCTGGGATCGCCGCTGTTACGGGCGATCGCCGAGTGGAGGCATGGGAAGTATTGCCAGGGGCAGTTGTGGGTGCAGGTTTGAGCTTGCTGTTCCGCGATCGCATTGAGTTATTTGCAATCAACCCCAATACTGATCTCACCCTAACACTCAATTCCGATCTGGAAATTGTGCCAGCAGCCACCCCTCGCTAG
- a CDS encoding cyclic peptide transporter (IMG reference gene:2510097682~PFAM: ABC transporter transmembrane region; ABC transporter~TIGRFAM: cyclic peptide transporter), producing the protein MNLISFLLRSSWKVVAIAIFTGFLSGGSSAALIALISRSISRGIGTSLDTIAIAFGCLAFIALASSITSQIMLIRLAQQAIFQLRLSLSRQILGTELAHLEKLGTPLLLATLTDDVQAVSDAVRLVPFLCIDMAIVAGCLSYIIWLSWQVFFLVMLLTVVALGSCRWLLKTGQKWLVKAREEQDSLFKHFRTVTDGTKELKLHYRRRQAFLTEDLQQSAAAYRRYNTRGLTLFAMTSSWGKLIFFFAIGFVLFALPKLMTLTPQTLSGYVLTFTYLMLPMDNLVNSLPVLGRAGVALKKIDSLGISLANRAEATITPAPIRQQWKELQLNNVTHTYQTEQDDRGFEVGPIDLTLYPGELIFIVGGNGSGKSTLAKLILGLYIPESGKILLDGTPINDQNREWYRQHFAVVFADFFLFDRLLGLDCDDLDAEAEAYLKCLRLDHKVTVNQGKLSTTSLSQGQRKRLALLTAFLEQRPIFLFDEWAADQDPVFKDVFYTQLLPQLRSQGRTILCISHDDHYFHLADRIIKLDYGQIEYDKRLPLRSP; encoded by the coding sequence ATGAATCTAATCTCGTTTCTATTGCGATCGTCCTGGAAGGTGGTAGCGATCGCAATCTTCACTGGATTTTTGAGTGGGGGAAGCAGCGCTGCACTGATCGCACTCATCAGTCGTTCCATTAGTCGGGGGATTGGCACTTCGTTAGACACGATCGCGATCGCTTTTGGCTGTTTAGCCTTCATTGCTCTCGCTTCCAGCATTACCTCCCAAATCATGCTCATTCGGTTAGCACAGCAGGCTATTTTTCAATTGCGTCTCAGTCTCAGCCGCCAAATTTTGGGTACAGAACTGGCACATCTGGAAAAACTTGGAACCCCTCTGCTGCTCGCCACTCTCACGGATGATGTTCAAGCAGTCTCCGATGCTGTGCGACTCGTGCCGTTTCTCTGCATTGATATGGCGATCGTCGCGGGCTGCTTGAGCTACATCATCTGGCTCTCCTGGCAAGTTTTCTTTCTGGTGATGCTGCTGACCGTTGTGGCATTGGGCAGTTGTCGCTGGTTGTTGAAAACTGGACAAAAATGGCTGGTGAAGGCGCGAGAAGAGCAAGATAGCCTGTTCAAACATTTCCGCACCGTGACTGATGGGACGAAGGAACTCAAACTGCATTACCGTCGCCGTCAAGCATTTCTCACTGAAGATTTGCAACAGTCTGCTGCTGCCTATCGCCGCTACAATACCCGTGGCTTAACCCTATTCGCCATGACTTCTAGCTGGGGCAAACTGATTTTCTTCTTTGCGATCGGCTTTGTGCTGTTTGCCCTACCTAAGTTGATGACGCTTACCCCACAAACCTTGTCTGGCTATGTGCTAACTTTCACTTACTTAATGTTGCCGATGGATAACCTCGTCAACTCATTGCCTGTATTAGGGCGGGCAGGCGTAGCCCTGAAAAAAATTGACTCCCTCGGTATTTCCTTGGCGAATCGGGCAGAAGCAACCATCACGCCAGCCCCTATTCGTCAGCAATGGAAAGAGTTGCAACTCAACAATGTTACTCATACCTATCAGACTGAACAGGACGATCGCGGCTTTGAAGTGGGACCTATTGATTTGACCCTGTACCCAGGCGAACTGATTTTTATCGTGGGAGGGAATGGCAGTGGTAAGTCTACCCTAGCAAAGCTGATTCTCGGACTATACATTCCCGAATCGGGCAAGATTTTGCTAGATGGTACTCCTATTAATGACCAGAACCGTGAGTGGTATCGGCAACATTTCGCTGTAGTGTTTGCCGACTTTTTCTTGTTCGATCGCCTCTTAGGACTGGATTGTGATGATTTAGATGCCGAAGCCGAGGCTTACCTGAAATGTTTGCGTCTGGATCACAAAGTTACAGTTAATCAGGGCAAACTGTCCACCACTTCACTTTCCCAAGGGCAGCGTAAACGGCTGGCACTGCTCACTGCGTTCCTGGAACAACGTCCCATTTTTCTATTTGATGAATGGGCAGCAGATCAAGATCCTGTGTTTAAAGATGTGTTTTACACGCAACTCTTGCCACAACTCCGCAGCCAGGGCAGAACCATCCTGTGTATCAGCCATGATGATCATTACTTTCATCTGGCAGACCGCATCATCAAGCTCGACTATGGGCAAATCGAATATGACAAGCGTTTACCATTGCGATCGCCTTAG
- a CDS encoding rhodanese-related sulfurtransferase (IMG reference gene:2510097683~PFAM: Rhodanese-like domain): MSSPLVSVSWLYEHLDDPHVAIADCRFSLMQPDSGEQQYQDGHIPGAYYLDLNRDLSSPVKKHGGRHPLPNPDNLAQTLRQMGVNSVSPDGATLVVAYDDSRFAFASRLWWLLRYLGHTNVAVLDGGWTAWKAAGYPVTTEIPATKAGNFTPQPHPEQVVTIEQVKARKDLPTVVLVDSRENDRYRGEREPIDPIAGHIPGAVNYPWQEVTTDQGLARSLEAQQQRWQALADADEIIVYCGSGVTACVNLLSLELAGISTAKLYAGSWSDWCSYLVE; this comes from the coding sequence ATGAGTTCTCCCCTGGTTTCGGTTTCATGGTTGTATGAGCATCTTGATGATCCTCATGTAGCGATCGCAGATTGTCGCTTTTCCTTAATGCAACCCGATTCAGGAGAACAGCAATACCAGGATGGGCATATTCCAGGTGCTTACTATCTCGATCTCAACCGAGATCTTTCCAGCCCGGTTAAAAAGCACGGCGGACGGCATCCCCTACCCAACCCTGATAACCTTGCTCAGACATTGCGGCAAATGGGCGTGAATTCTGTATCGCCTGATGGTGCGACCCTTGTAGTTGCTTATGATGATTCCCGATTTGCCTTCGCATCACGGCTCTGGTGGCTCTTGCGATATTTGGGGCATACGAACGTAGCCGTGTTGGATGGTGGCTGGACAGCCTGGAAGGCAGCAGGTTACCCGGTTACAACAGAAATTCCGGCAACTAAGGCTGGCAACTTTACACCCCAGCCCCACCCAGAACAGGTGGTAACCATTGAGCAAGTCAAAGCACGAAAAGATTTACCAACCGTTGTTCTGGTAGATTCTCGGGAAAACGATCGCTACCGGGGAGAACGAGAACCGATTGACCCAATTGCTGGACATATTCCCGGAGCAGTAAACTATCCCTGGCAGGAAGTTACCACTGACCAGGGATTGGCGCGATCACTAGAAGCGCAACAGCAGCGCTGGCAAGCTTTAGCTGACGCAGACGAAATCATTGTCTACTGTGGCTCCGGAGTAACTGCCTGTGTCAATCTTCTCTCTCTAGAACTGGCAGGCATTTCCACTGCAAAACTCTATGCTGGAAGTTGGAGCGATTGGTGTTCCTATCTAGTGGAATAG